One Microbacterium sp. W4I20 DNA window includes the following coding sequences:
- a CDS encoding endonuclease domain-containing protein, translating into MLPAPETIRRLGGLARGTHLQRMGFTRRSLSRSVARGDIERIRDGVFAAGPIDPQIRLATLHGGALTCASVLQLLKVWVLAPSVVPHVWVGAHRRAHPHDGCSCVSHFSRGRPPLGRASVDVALVHFLRCAGDEAFFAAYESALRLRLLSTAARLRIREMVPASALWLLDLARADADSGLESLLRLRLHLLGIRLDCQVNIPQVGRVDFVIGARLILEVDGKENHNNGATMRHRDLARDAAASALGYETLRFDYAQVVHDWPSVQAAVLAALTRLRDRA; encoded by the coding sequence ATGCTTCCCGCACCGGAAACCATCAGACGACTCGGCGGCCTCGCCCGTGGCACGCATCTGCAGCGGATGGGCTTCACGAGACGCTCGCTCTCTCGGTCCGTGGCGCGCGGCGACATCGAGCGGATCAGGGATGGCGTGTTCGCCGCCGGTCCGATCGATCCGCAGATACGACTGGCCACCCTCCACGGCGGCGCGCTCACCTGCGCAAGCGTGCTCCAGCTGCTGAAGGTGTGGGTACTCGCTCCCTCGGTCGTCCCGCATGTGTGGGTCGGCGCCCACCGCCGCGCGCATCCGCACGATGGTTGTTCCTGTGTCTCCCACTTCTCCCGGGGCCGACCACCGCTTGGACGGGCTTCCGTCGATGTGGCTCTCGTCCATTTCCTGCGCTGCGCGGGCGACGAGGCGTTCTTCGCCGCGTACGAGTCCGCTCTCCGCCTCCGCCTCCTGTCGACGGCGGCGCGACTTCGCATCAGAGAGATGGTTCCGGCATCGGCGCTCTGGCTCCTCGACCTCGCGCGGGCGGACGCCGACAGCGGGCTCGAATCTCTGCTTCGCCTGCGGTTGCATCTGCTCGGCATCCGCCTCGACTGCCAGGTGAACATCCCCCAGGTGGGTCGTGTCGATTTCGTCATCGGAGCGCGCCTCATCCTCGAGGTCGACGGCAAGGAGAATCACAACAACGGGGCGACCATGCGCCACCGGGATCTCGCGCGCGATGCCGCGGCATCCGCACTGGGGTACGAGACACTGCGCTTCGACTACGCACAGGTCGTGCACGACTGGCCGTCCGTGCAGGCGGCCGTGCTCGCGGCCCTCACTCGTTTGCGCGACCGAGCCTGA
- a CDS encoding DUF4307 domain-containing protein: MTTAQELDDRYGRTRRRRLPWILGGSVALLVVAAFGWMIVDQSMNSVDADDLGFDLVDEHTVDVRFQVTGVQGKDVVCIIEALDEEFGVVGWKVMEIPAGESHSQALSASVPTVAEATTGLVNTCWVA; the protein is encoded by the coding sequence GTGACGACCGCACAAGAGCTCGACGACCGCTATGGCCGCACCCGACGGCGGCGCCTGCCATGGATCCTCGGCGGTTCTGTGGCGCTGCTCGTGGTCGCGGCCTTCGGCTGGATGATCGTCGACCAGTCGATGAACTCCGTGGATGCCGACGATCTCGGCTTCGACCTCGTCGACGAGCACACGGTCGACGTGCGCTTCCAGGTCACCGGAGTGCAGGGCAAGGACGTCGTCTGCATCATCGAGGCCCTCGACGAGGAGTTCGGCGTGGTCGGATGGAAGGTCATGGAGATCCCGGCGGGAGAAAGCCACTCGCAGGCGCTGTCGGCCTCCGTGCCCACCGTCGCCGAGGCCACCACAGGTTTGGTGAACACCTGCTGGGTCGCTTAG
- a CDS encoding AI-2E family transporter, translating to MSEDQRPRLRDLFRPRPVSIDRIVTTDADEAVPPRLRITAAYAWRLLLIAAAIGVFIWLVMLLKLLVIPLMVAILITALLWPAFEWMLRHRFPRWAAIAISLLGTAAIVTGLVWLVIWQVRLELPAVQASTTSALDDFQVWLHEGPLQLSDKQIADYIDQGFAMIEEQTQALLSGALAIGSTVGHVFTGALLAFFALICLLADGGGIWRWTVKLFPRNARPAVDGAARNGWRTIVNYARTQLFVATIDAIGIGLGAFLLQVPLALPVAVLVFLGSFIPIVGAVVTGAVAVFLALVYNGPWIALWMLLVVLAVQQIEGHILQPIMMGSAVKVHPLAVVLVVAGGAMIAGIPGALFAVPLAAFINVAAVTLSSGSWRTGAAPSGDLIWSTVPREARRRNR from the coding sequence ATGAGCGAGGACCAGCGACCCCGGCTGCGAGACCTGTTCCGTCCGCGCCCGGTCTCCATCGACCGGATCGTGACGACCGACGCCGATGAGGCGGTGCCACCGCGACTGCGCATCACTGCCGCATACGCGTGGCGACTGCTGCTCATCGCGGCGGCGATCGGGGTGTTCATCTGGCTGGTCATGCTGCTGAAGCTGCTGGTCATCCCGCTGATGGTCGCGATCCTCATCACCGCGCTGCTGTGGCCCGCGTTCGAGTGGATGCTGCGGCACCGGTTCCCGCGCTGGGCGGCCATCGCCATCTCGCTCCTGGGAACTGCCGCCATCGTCACCGGGCTCGTCTGGCTGGTCATCTGGCAGGTGCGGCTCGAGCTGCCGGCCGTGCAGGCGAGCACCACCTCCGCTCTGGACGACTTCCAGGTCTGGCTGCACGAAGGCCCTCTGCAGCTCTCCGACAAGCAGATCGCCGACTACATCGACCAGGGCTTCGCCATGATCGAGGAGCAGACGCAGGCACTGCTGTCCGGCGCACTGGCCATCGGCTCCACGGTCGGCCACGTGTTCACCGGCGCGCTCCTCGCCTTCTTCGCCCTCATCTGCCTTCTGGCCGACGGCGGCGGGATCTGGCGCTGGACGGTCAAGCTGTTCCCGCGCAACGCCCGCCCGGCCGTCGACGGCGCCGCCCGCAACGGATGGCGCACGATCGTCAACTACGCACGGACGCAGCTCTTCGTCGCGACGATCGACGCGATCGGCATCGGCCTCGGCGCGTTCCTCCTGCAGGTGCCGCTGGCGCTGCCGGTGGCCGTGCTGGTGTTCCTCGGCTCGTTCATCCCGATCGTCGGTGCGGTCGTCACCGGTGCGGTCGCGGTGTTCCTCGCGCTGGTCTACAACGGACCCTGGATCGCACTCTGGATGCTGCTAGTCGTGCTGGCCGTCCAGCAGATCGAGGGCCATATCCTGCAGCCGATCATGATGGGTTCCGCCGTGAAGGTGCACCCGCTGGCCGTGGTGCTCGTCGTCGCCGGCGGTGCCATGATCGCCGGCATCCCTGGAGCCCTCTTCGCGGTACCACTGGCCGCCTTCATCAACGTCGCGGCGGTGACGCTGAGTTCGGGGTCGTGGCGCACCGGCGCGGCCCCGAGTGGAGACCTGATCTGGAGCACGGTGCCGCGTGAGGCACGACGGAGGAATCGATGA
- a CDS encoding aminotransferase class V-fold PLP-dependent enzyme encodes MSTFEDYVGTFDNEPGYLNWASFGPLSPSVREEIFADADLLGSGRPSSLSLVAERIGQAQELIGELLGGHAEDVTLQPSSTQGLMHALYGLTGAMIAGTAEFPSVSLTLERASTASDRDLTPRWISPADGRVTPDAVAEALDDDVTALAVSHVDFRTGYRADLAALRELLGPDRLLIVDAVQSFGIVDEDYTVADVVVGHGYKWLRAGRGSGFAWFSPRARERIAPVLSGITGTTTTGLVMDELPAPAASARAFTVSSPDTLAAGRLAIGVRDVRDAGVAAIEARIAEHVDTMLEIADRHGIAVSSARARGERAGIVALAPDEPGRLAAALANAGLVVTARGSSVRIAAHAGTDAATFQLLDDALASFGNETFISA; translated from the coding sequence GTGAGCACTTTCGAGGACTACGTCGGCACGTTCGACAACGAACCCGGCTACCTGAACTGGGCATCCTTCGGACCGTTGTCGCCTTCCGTGCGCGAGGAGATCTTCGCGGATGCCGACCTGCTCGGCAGCGGTCGGCCGTCGTCGCTCTCGCTGGTCGCCGAGCGCATCGGACAGGCGCAGGAGCTCATCGGTGAACTGCTCGGCGGGCATGCCGAGGACGTCACTCTGCAGCCGTCCTCCACGCAGGGGCTCATGCACGCCCTCTACGGTCTGACCGGCGCCATGATCGCCGGCACGGCGGAGTTCCCCAGCGTGAGCCTCACCCTCGAGCGGGCATCGACGGCCTCCGACCGCGACCTGACACCGCGTTGGATCAGCCCGGCGGATGGGCGCGTGACACCGGATGCCGTCGCCGAGGCTCTCGACGACGATGTCACGGCTCTCGCCGTCAGTCACGTGGACTTCCGGACCGGCTACCGCGCCGACCTCGCCGCACTCCGCGAACTCCTCGGGCCGGATCGGCTGCTCATCGTCGATGCGGTGCAGTCGTTCGGCATCGTGGACGAGGATTACACCGTGGCCGACGTGGTCGTCGGACACGGGTACAAATGGCTGCGCGCCGGTCGCGGCAGCGGGTTCGCCTGGTTCTCGCCACGGGCCCGCGAACGCATCGCGCCCGTGCTCTCCGGGATCACCGGCACCACGACCACAGGACTCGTCATGGACGAGCTGCCCGCACCAGCGGCATCCGCCCGGGCCTTCACGGTGAGCTCGCCCGACACGTTGGCCGCGGGGCGCCTCGCCATCGGTGTGCGCGACGTGCGCGACGCCGGGGTCGCGGCCATCGAGGCGCGGATCGCGGAGCACGTCGACACGATGCTCGAGATCGCCGACCGACACGGCATCGCGGTGAGCTCCGCCCGGGCACGGGGGGAACGCGCGGGTATCGTCGCGCTGGCGCCGGACGAACCCGGTCGTCTCGCAGCGGCGCTCGCGAACGCCGGTCTGGTGGTCACGGCGCGCGGCTCGTCCGTCCGGATCGCGGCGCACGCCGGCACGGACGCCGCGACCTTCCAGCTGCTCGACGATGCGCTCGCGTCGTTCGGCAACGAGACATTCATCAGCGCGTAA
- a CDS encoding isoprenyl transferase: MSRDSQGRGPLYRLYTSRLRRHLDPATVPHHVAMMIDGNRRWARQLGYTTPAEGHRAGAAKMREFLGWCDELGVGVVSLYLLSSDNLLKRDSGELADLIEIIAELAEALSREGNWRVQHVGRADILPPELARVLADAEKRTKEHTGLHVNLAVGYGGRHEIVDAVRSIITKHEASGGTMEDLAAHLTPEMIGEHLYTGGQPDPDLVIRTSGEQRLSDFLLWQSAHSEFYFVEALGPDLRQVDFLRAIRDFADRDRRFGR, from the coding sequence ATTTCCCGCGACAGCCAGGGGCGAGGGCCGCTCTACCGGCTCTACACCAGCCGGTTGCGACGCCACCTCGATCCGGCCACCGTTCCGCACCATGTCGCCATGATGATCGACGGGAACCGCCGGTGGGCCCGGCAGCTCGGCTACACCACGCCCGCGGAGGGACACCGGGCGGGAGCGGCGAAGATGCGCGAGTTCCTCGGCTGGTGCGACGAGCTCGGCGTCGGAGTCGTGTCGCTCTACCTGCTCTCCAGCGACAACCTGCTCAAGCGCGACTCCGGCGAGCTCGCCGACCTGATCGAGATCATCGCGGAGCTCGCCGAGGCGCTCTCCCGAGAGGGCAACTGGCGCGTGCAGCACGTCGGGCGCGCCGACATCCTGCCGCCCGAGCTGGCTCGTGTGCTCGCCGATGCGGAGAAGCGCACGAAGGAGCACACCGGCTTGCACGTCAACCTCGCCGTCGGCTACGGCGGGCGCCATGAGATCGTCGACGCCGTGCGCAGCATCATCACCAAGCACGAGGCTTCCGGCGGCACGATGGAAGACCTCGCCGCCCACCTCACGCCCGAGATGATCGGCGAGCACCTCTACACCGGTGGTCAGCCCGACCCGGATCTCGTCATCCGCACGAGCGGCGAGCAGCGGCTGAGCGACTTCCTGCTGTGGCAGAGCGCGCACAGCGAGTTCTACTTCGTCGAGGCGCTCGGTCCCGATCTGCGCCAGGTGGACTTCCTGCGTGCCATCCGCGATTTCGCCGATCGGGACCGCCGCTTCGGACGGTGA
- a CDS encoding PhoH family protein: protein MTTRTAQQSTSTAQQSTRKTARRASSAEPDQDLRTYVLDTSVLLSDPQAFFRFAEHSVVLPVVVITELEGKRHDPEIGYFARQALRHLDDLRVEHGRLDFPVEVGEGGTLRVELANTDSSVLPAGIRLSDNDTRILSVAMHLAQDGQDVTIVSKDLPMRVKAASLGIRAEEYLAEQAVDSGWTGIATLDLSGDDISDLYESEVGISENARGLPINTGLIIHSERGSALGRVTGDGEYRLVRGDRDIFGMHGRSAEQRIAIDLLLDQEVGIVSLGGRAGTGKSALALCAGLEAVLERQQQKKIIVFRPLFAVGGQELGYLPGDQGEKMGPWGQAVFDTLGSVVSGNVVEEVIERGLLEVLPLTHIRGRSLHDAFVIVDEAQSLERNVLLTVLSRMGQNSRVILTHDVGQRDNLRVGRHDGIASVIESLKDHDLFGHVTLMRSERSAIAALVTELLEGGELS from the coding sequence GTGACCACACGTACAGCGCAGCAGTCCACCAGCACCGCGCAGCAGTCCACCCGTAAGACCGCGAGGCGAGCTTCGTCCGCCGAGCCGGATCAGGACCTGCGCACCTATGTGCTCGACACCTCGGTGCTGCTGAGCGATCCGCAGGCGTTCTTCCGCTTCGCCGAGCACTCGGTTGTGCTTCCGGTCGTCGTGATCACCGAGCTCGAGGGCAAGCGCCACGACCCCGAGATCGGCTACTTCGCACGACAGGCGCTGCGTCACCTCGACGACCTGCGCGTCGAGCACGGCCGCCTCGACTTCCCCGTCGAGGTCGGTGAGGGCGGCACGCTCCGCGTCGAACTCGCGAACACGGACTCGTCCGTGCTGCCCGCCGGCATCCGGCTGAGCGACAACGACACCCGCATCCTGTCGGTCGCGATGCACCTGGCGCAAGACGGCCAGGACGTGACGATCGTCTCGAAGGATCTGCCGATGCGCGTGAAGGCCGCGTCGCTCGGCATCCGGGCCGAGGAGTACCTCGCCGAGCAGGCCGTCGACTCCGGGTGGACCGGGATCGCCACCCTCGACCTCTCCGGCGACGACATCAGCGATCTGTACGAGAGTGAAGTGGGGATCAGCGAGAACGCCCGCGGACTGCCGATCAACACCGGGCTCATCATCCACTCGGAGCGCGGATCGGCCCTCGGGCGGGTGACCGGCGACGGCGAATACCGGCTGGTGCGCGGCGACCGGGACATCTTCGGGATGCACGGCCGCTCTGCGGAGCAGCGGATCGCCATCGACCTGCTGCTCGATCAGGAGGTCGGGATCGTGTCGCTCGGAGGGCGCGCCGGTACCGGGAAGTCGGCGCTCGCGCTGTGCGCCGGCCTCGAGGCGGTGCTCGAGCGGCAGCAGCAGAAGAAGATCATCGTCTTCCGCCCGCTGTTCGCCGTGGGCGGGCAGGAGCTCGGGTACCTCCCCGGAGACCAGGGCGAGAAGATGGGCCCCTGGGGTCAGGCGGTGTTCGACACCCTCGGCTCGGTCGTCTCGGGCAACGTCGTCGAAGAGGTCATCGAGCGCGGGCTCCTGGAGGTGCTTCCGCTCACGCACATCCGCGGTCGCTCGCTGCACGACGCGTTCGTGATCGTCGACGAGGCCCAGTCGCTGGAGCGCAACGTGCTGCTGACCGTGCTCAGCCGCATGGGTCAGAATTCGCGGGTGATCCTGACCCACGACGTCGGCCAGCGCGACAACCTGCGCGTCGGACGGCACGACGGCATCGCCAGCGTGATCGAGAGCCTGAAGGACCACGATCTCTTCGGACACGTGACGCTGATGCGCTCCGAGCGCTCCGCGATCGCGGCCCTCGTCACCGAACTCCTGGAGGGTGGAGAGCTCAGCTGA
- the ilvA gene encoding threonine ammonia-lyase encodes MSEVPSLTEFERAAQSLAEVISHTPTLPSRALSDALGSPVLLKMENLQRTGSFKIRGAAYRLSRLSAEERSRGVVAASAGNHAQGVALAAQALGITATIFMPIGVPVPKLLATRGYGAEVVLEGETVATSLHLAAEYAERTGAVLIHPFDHRDVVIGQGTLGLELLEDAPEVDTIVLGIGGGGLIAGVAAAVKARAAQLGRTVRVIGVQAENAAAMPPSLAAGEPVDIVTRPTIADGILVARPGAIPFEIIREFVDEVVTVSDDDLARAILVLLEQAKVVVEPAGAAGVAAILAGRVTASGTTMAVLSGGNIDPLLLQRVVSHGLAASGRYLTIRVPLPDRPGQLAQVSELIAAAGANVIEAMHTRHGHGLQISDVILELSVETRGPEHSEHTLDTLRQAGFAPIIVPD; translated from the coding sequence ATGAGCGAAGTCCCCAGCCTGACCGAGTTCGAACGCGCGGCTCAGAGTCTGGCTGAGGTGATCTCGCACACGCCCACCCTTCCCTCGAGAGCACTCTCCGACGCGCTCGGATCGCCCGTGCTGCTCAAGATGGAGAACCTGCAGCGCACCGGATCGTTCAAGATCCGCGGTGCCGCGTACCGCCTCTCCCGACTCAGCGCCGAAGAGCGGTCGCGCGGCGTCGTCGCGGCATCCGCAGGCAACCACGCGCAGGGTGTCGCTCTCGCTGCCCAGGCGCTCGGCATCACCGCGACGATCTTCATGCCGATCGGCGTGCCGGTGCCCAAGCTGCTCGCGACGCGCGGCTACGGCGCCGAAGTGGTGCTGGAGGGCGAGACTGTGGCGACCTCGCTCCACCTGGCGGCGGAGTACGCCGAGCGCACGGGTGCCGTCCTGATCCACCCCTTCGACCATCGCGATGTCGTGATCGGCCAGGGGACCCTCGGCCTCGAGCTCCTCGAGGACGCCCCGGAGGTCGACACCATCGTGCTCGGGATCGGCGGCGGCGGCCTCATCGCCGGTGTCGCGGCCGCCGTCAAGGCGCGCGCGGCCCAGCTCGGTCGCACGGTCCGGGTCATCGGGGTTCAGGCCGAGAACGCCGCGGCCATGCCCCCGTCGCTCGCGGCGGGTGAGCCGGTCGACATCGTGACCCGTCCGACCATCGCCGACGGCATCCTGGTCGCGCGTCCCGGTGCCATCCCGTTCGAGATCATCAGGGAGTTCGTCGACGAGGTCGTGACCGTGTCGGACGACGACCTGGCCCGCGCGATCCTCGTCCTGCTCGAGCAGGCCAAGGTCGTCGTCGAGCCTGCCGGCGCCGCCGGTGTCGCCGCGATCCTCGCCGGCAGGGTGACTGCCTCGGGCACGACGATGGCCGTGCTCTCCGGCGGCAACATCGATCCCCTGCTGCTGCAGCGCGTCGTGTCGCACGGGCTCGCCGCCTCCGGCCGCTACCTCACCATCCGCGTGCCGCTGCCCGACCGTCCCGGTCAGCTCGCTCAGGTGTCGGAGCTCATCGCCGCCGCGGGCGCCAACGTCATCGAGGCCATGCACACCCGGCATGGCCACGGCCTCCAGATCAGCGACGTCATCCTCGAGCTCAGCGTGGAGACGCGCGGACCCGAGCACTCCGAGCACACCCTCGACACGCTGCGCCAGGCGGGCTTCGCACCGATCATCGTGCCCGACTGA
- the greA gene encoding transcription elongation factor GreA, with translation MSTDAQVPFLTQEAYDRLVAELEHLSTTGRDEIAKRIEAAREEGDLKENGGYHAAKDEQGKQEARIRTLENLLKTAKVGEAPASRGIVEPGTVVTALVAGGEEVFLLGSREIAAGSDHDVYSEASPLGQAILGLKVGEKSSYEAPNGRSIAVEIVDVQTYTG, from the coding sequence ATGTCCACCGACGCTCAGGTTCCCTTCCTCACGCAGGAAGCGTATGACCGGCTCGTCGCCGAGCTGGAGCACCTGTCCACCACCGGTCGCGATGAGATCGCCAAGCGCATCGAGGCCGCCCGTGAAGAAGGCGACCTCAAGGAGAACGGCGGCTACCACGCCGCGAAGGACGAGCAGGGCAAGCAGGAAGCTCGCATCCGCACGCTCGAGAACCTCCTGAAGACCGCGAAGGTGGGCGAGGCTCCCGCCAGCCGCGGCATCGTCGAGCCCGGAACCGTCGTCACCGCGCTCGTCGCCGGCGGCGAAGAGGTCTTCCTCCTCGGCAGCCGTGAGATCGCCGCAGGCAGCGACCACGACGTCTACAGCGAGGCGAGCCCGCTGGGTCAGGCGATCCTGGGCCTCAAGGTCGGCGAGAAGTCCTCCTACGAGGCGCCCAACGGACGGTCGATCGCCGTCGAGATCGTGGACGTGCAGACCTATACGGGCTGA
- a CDS encoding hemolysin III family protein: MSTPEPSDPDLPQLPLLEEAADDAAVDIKPTWRGWIHAGIFPVAIVVGVVLILVAQGGAAKWAAAVFMASSLLLFGNSALYHRIDWSPPVKLLLKRIDHANIFLLIAGTYTPLAVLALPPAKGSLLLSLVWGGTVVGILFRVFWIHAPRWLYVALYLLMGWAAVMFMADLLAANVTMMVLVIVGGLLYTGGAIVYAMKKPNPWPGHFGFHEIFHVCTVLAFLCHWTACLLITLDPLVPSLGA, encoded by the coding sequence GTGAGCACTCCCGAGCCGTCCGACCCCGATCTCCCCCAGCTGCCGCTCCTCGAAGAGGCTGCGGACGATGCTGCAGTCGACATCAAGCCGACCTGGCGCGGATGGATCCACGCGGGCATCTTCCCCGTCGCGATCGTCGTGGGCGTGGTGCTGATCCTGGTGGCGCAGGGCGGGGCGGCCAAGTGGGCGGCCGCCGTGTTCATGGCGAGTTCGCTGCTGCTCTTCGGCAACTCCGCGCTGTACCACCGCATCGACTGGAGCCCGCCGGTCAAGCTGCTCCTGAAGCGCATCGACCACGCCAACATCTTCCTGCTGATCGCGGGAACATACACGCCGCTGGCGGTCCTGGCCCTTCCGCCCGCGAAGGGCAGCCTGCTGCTCTCCCTGGTGTGGGGCGGAACCGTGGTCGGGATCCTGTTCCGCGTCTTCTGGATCCACGCACCGCGCTGGCTCTACGTCGCCCTCTACCTGCTGATGGGGTGGGCGGCGGTCATGTTCATGGCGGACCTGCTGGCGGCGAACGTGACCATGATGGTCCTCGTGATCGTCGGCGGCCTCCTCTACACGGGCGGCGCGATCGTCTATGCGATGAAGAAGCCCAACCCGTGGCCGGGACACTTCGGATTCCACGAGATCTTCCACGTCTGCACGGTCCTGGCGTTCCTCTGCCACTGGACCGCGTGCCTGCTCATCACGCTGGATCCGCTGGTGCCCTCACTGGGCGCGTGA